One Paenibacillus riograndensis SBR5 DNA segment encodes these proteins:
- a CDS encoding alpha/beta hydrolase, whose translation MERNIIIRHNGEELTASIHYPAREKGTSGRCKDRVPLAVICHGFVGNRIGVDRIFVKAARELAADGYMVIRFDYAGCGESSGNYGSEDMESMIAQTRAVLDYGISSADVDPQRITLIGHSLGGAVALLTGVRDRRVKNLVLWAAVGYPFNDIVKIVGREAYDRAVKSGSADFAGYTFTPVYFNSLASFQPFQEAGKFSGDVLVIHGTSDDVIPVDYAFLYQKLFWTRPEGRCDKEVIFQADHTFSSGPAQAQVMKRTKDWMNQQEHIQEEWQNWMI comes from the coding sequence ATGGAACGGAATATTATCATCCGGCATAACGGGGAAGAATTAACAGCAAGCATCCACTATCCAGCCAGAGAGAAGGGGACTTCAGGGCGCTGCAAGGACCGCGTGCCGCTTGCCGTAATCTGCCACGGGTTCGTTGGCAACCGGATCGGGGTTGACCGGATTTTTGTCAAGGCTGCCCGGGAGCTGGCTGCAGACGGATATATGGTTATCCGCTTTGACTATGCCGGCTGCGGGGAAAGCAGCGGAAATTACGGCAGTGAAGACATGGAATCGATGATTGCCCAGACCCGGGCCGTACTGGATTATGGCATCAGCTCTGCCGATGTAGACCCGCAGCGCATCACGCTGATCGGACACAGTCTTGGCGGTGCAGTGGCCTTGCTTACCGGAGTGCGGGACCGCCGGGTCAAGAATCTCGTGCTGTGGGCAGCGGTGGGCTACCCGTTCAATGATATCGTAAAGATCGTGGGGAGGGAAGCTTACGACCGTGCGGTGAAAAGCGGTTCCGCGGACTTTGCCGGCTACACGTTCACTCCGGTGTATTTCAACTCGCTTGCTTCGTTTCAGCCGTTTCAGGAAGCGGGCAAGTTCAGCGGCGATGTGCTGGTGATCCACGGAACCTCTGATGATGTGATTCCCGTGGATTATGCCTTCCTCTACCAGAAGCTGTTCTGGACACGTCCGGAGGGGCGCTGCGACAAAGAGGTGATTTTTCAGGCCGATCATACCTTCTCATCAGGTCCCGCCCAAGCCCAGGTCATGAAGCGGACGAAGGATTGGATGAATCAGCAGGAGCATATTCAGGAAGAATGGCAGAACTGGATGATATAG
- a CDS encoding DUF1129 family protein, producing the protein MKVKAMIKQNNVLREQMTPFNRSYYEDMLLGLRASKVDPVRTEELLLEAAALLLEGQAKGKNAKQIFGEHPEDYFKEIAGSAPARKVRSKLNYYLMIPWAALTGLFSVYAVAGLLLLWSTGDTEMFGQISIFTILVVGAGAIVLIEIIMKWLSSLSEDDAPKPKPFDIKGLGIYVGIAIIAVFLGIFLDNLFPVISLSPWVSLILAVAGGLGLKFIFFKS; encoded by the coding sequence ATGAAAGTCAAAGCTATGATTAAGCAAAATAACGTGCTCCGTGAGCAGATGACACCGTTTAACCGCTCTTATTATGAAGATATGCTGCTGGGGCTCCGGGCCAGCAAGGTGGACCCTGTCCGCACCGAGGAGCTGCTGCTTGAGGCTGCGGCGCTGCTGCTGGAGGGACAGGCCAAAGGTAAAAACGCCAAGCAGATTTTTGGCGAACATCCGGAGGATTACTTCAAGGAGATTGCGGGCAGTGCTCCCGCCCGCAAAGTGCGCAGCAAGCTGAACTACTACCTGATGATTCCCTGGGCTGCCCTGACCGGACTGTTCAGCGTGTATGCCGTCGCCGGACTGCTCCTGTTATGGAGCACAGGCGACACGGAGATGTTCGGACAGATCAGCATCTTTACAATACTTGTCGTAGGGGCAGGAGCTATTGTCCTGATCGAGATCATCATGAAGTGGCTGTCCTCCTTATCCGAAGATGATGCCCCGAAGCCCAAACCCTTCGATATTAAGGGTCTCGGAATTTATGTGGGCATAGCCATCATTGCAGTATTCCTGGGCATTTTTCTGGACAACCTGTTTCCGGTCATTTCTCTCTCCCCATGGGTGAGCCTTATTCTGGCGGTGGCTGGAGGGCTTGGATTGAAATTTATATTCTTCAAATCATAG
- a CDS encoding methyl-accepting chemotaxis protein, whose translation MAVRKSKEENVGTGLRPALKTADKTAPLRATGKTKKGGMLLSGLPPLASRLGSMGIRGKLFLSVIVSVVAIFVIVSVVIYSQAKQIIAEDLKSSLTYEKGEIGVKVDELLQPASDSVELLNANAYVRDFIGKVVSADTVTTTSGYSDLITTLNLIKENNKNLLNVYVGLDGVNKLITQDEFEPPADYNLKERGWYSLTAKNKRTTVTDPYIDAGSGKMVVSVSAPILDESGKLIGVAGADISTEQITQALSAFNYNGSGYAVLIDKTGTFIHHPDSDNILLKKMSDLGGNWKMLGDQMVQWGSNVIRTEIDGVASYVSYAPVVENQWSVALIVPQKSAEQRLQGFQQIFVLSIIASIVVLSVLLYLVSNSILRPIPQLTAAFRQAMTGDLSARAKVNAKGEIGVLAGGFNELIASQQNMIRDIIRSSRSISDAVGNAETNVSALDGSISEISAITEELSAGMEQTAASMEELNAGTNEIEHAVSGIARKAREGAEAARQINDRAERLKEGAGRSRRQADEMYGQSEEKLRKAIEQSRSTAQIHALTGAILDIAAQTSLLSLNASIEAARAGEAGRGFAVVAGEIRKLAENSRETAAEIQEVTGAVVAAVENLVEGAENMLRFVDRQVLKDYDSMQETGRQYSEDAGYIHELVTDFSATSGQLLASIQSMHSAISETSSAANEGAEGAGSIASQAEQIISKSGGIVAEMEEIKHSSEQLLHTVSKFKA comes from the coding sequence ATGGCAGTGAGAAAAAGCAAGGAAGAAAACGTCGGGACTGGGCTGCGGCCTGCGCTCAAAACGGCGGATAAGACAGCACCCTTAAGAGCAACCGGAAAGACAAAGAAGGGAGGTATGCTGTTATCCGGATTGCCGCCGCTGGCTTCACGTCTTGGCAGTATGGGGATTCGCGGCAAGCTGTTTCTGTCCGTGATTGTGTCTGTAGTTGCTATATTCGTTATTGTATCGGTAGTGATCTATAGCCAGGCTAAGCAGATTATTGCGGAAGACTTGAAGAGCTCATTGACTTATGAGAAGGGAGAAATCGGCGTTAAGGTTGACGAGCTGCTTCAGCCCGCATCCGATAGTGTAGAGCTGCTGAATGCTAATGCTTATGTCCGTGATTTTATCGGCAAGGTGGTTTCTGCGGATACGGTCACAACCACAAGCGGCTATAGTGACCTGATTACCACACTGAATCTGATTAAGGAAAATAACAAGAATCTGTTAAATGTATATGTAGGACTGGACGGAGTGAATAAGCTGATCACCCAGGACGAGTTCGAGCCTCCAGCCGATTACAACCTGAAGGAAAGGGGCTGGTACTCGCTGACAGCCAAGAATAAACGGACTACGGTTACAGATCCTTATATTGATGCCGGTTCGGGCAAAATGGTAGTCAGTGTCAGCGCCCCCATCCTGGATGAATCCGGGAAGCTGATCGGTGTGGCAGGTGCTGATATCTCTACGGAGCAGATTACGCAGGCGCTGAGCGCTTTTAACTACAATGGCAGCGGATATGCCGTGCTGATTGATAAGACCGGGACCTTCATCCATCACCCGGACAGTGACAATATCCTGCTGAAGAAGATGAGTGATCTGGGCGGAAACTGGAAAATGCTTGGCGATCAAATGGTGCAGTGGGGCTCCAACGTGATCCGGACGGAAATCGACGGTGTGGCGAGCTACGTATCTTATGCGCCTGTTGTGGAGAATCAGTGGTCAGTTGCCCTGATTGTTCCCCAAAAAAGCGCGGAGCAGCGGCTTCAGGGCTTTCAGCAGATATTTGTCCTCTCGATCATTGCATCTATTGTCGTGTTGTCGGTGCTGCTCTATTTGGTGTCCAACAGTATTCTGCGGCCGATTCCGCAGCTTACAGCGGCTTTCCGGCAAGCGATGACCGGTGATCTGTCTGCACGCGCCAAGGTGAACGCCAAAGGCGAGATCGGCGTACTGGCGGGCGGTTTCAACGAACTGATCGCCTCGCAGCAAAACATGATCCGGGATATTATCCGGAGCTCCCGGAGCATTTCGGATGCGGTCGGCAATGCCGAGACCAATGTCTCTGCGCTTGACGGAAGCATCTCCGAAATATCCGCGATTACGGAAGAACTGTCAGCAGGCATGGAGCAGACGGCGGCATCAATGGAAGAGCTGAATGCGGGCACGAATGAAATTGAGCATGCGGTCAGCGGCATCGCCCGCAAAGCCCGGGAGGGGGCCGAGGCGGCCAGACAAATCAACGACCGGGCAGAGCGCCTGAAGGAAGGAGCGGGCCGCTCAAGGAGGCAGGCCGATGAAATGTATGGACAGAGCGAGGAGAAGCTGCGGAAGGCGATTGAGCAGTCCAGGTCCACCGCACAGATTCATGCCCTGACCGGAGCCATTCTGGACATTGCCGCCCAGACCAGCCTGTTGTCGCTGAATGCTTCTATCGAAGCCGCGAGAGCAGGAGAGGCAGGCCGGGGGTTCGCGGTGGTGGCCGGCGAGATCCGCAAGCTGGCTGAGAATTCCCGGGAGACGGCCGCGGAAATTCAGGAGGTTACAGGTGCCGTGGTGGCAGCCGTTGAGAATCTGGTAGAGGGCGCGGAGAACATGCTCCGCTTTGTAGACCGGCAGGTATTGAAGGATTATGATTCTATGCAGGAGACAGGACGGCAGTACAGTGAGGATGCCGGTTATATTCATGAACTGGTCACGGACTTCAGTGCTACCTCCGGGCAGCTTCTGGCCTCCATCCAGAGTATGCACTCTGCAATAAGTGAAACCAGCAGTGCTGCTAATGAAGGTGCGGAAGGTGCAGGCAGCATCGCTTCCCAGGCTGAACAGATCATCAGCAAATCCGGAGGTATTGTTGCCGAGATGGAAGAGATCAAGCACAGTTCGGAGCAGCTGCTTCATACCGTATCCAAATTCAAAGCTTGA
- a CDS encoding aspartyl-phosphate phosphatase Spo0E family protein has translation MREEECLKQILEQARQDLNNLQYQYDLDHPAVLHQSMVLDELINQYTRSSITQVKKRSGAAINRLASEELWPTRSQLYRTANSAS, from the coding sequence GTGAGAGAAGAAGAATGTTTGAAACAAATATTGGAACAAGCCAGGCAAGATTTGAATAATTTGCAATACCAGTACGATCTGGATCATCCAGCCGTGCTTCATCAATCGATGGTACTAGACGAACTGATTAACCAATACACCCGGAGCAGCATCACCCAAGTGAAAAAAAGATCAGGCGCAGCAATCAACCGGCTGGCATCCGAAGAGCTATGGCCAACCCGTTCACAGCTGTACCGCACCGCAAACTCCGCGTCATAA
- a CDS encoding DODA-type extradiol aromatic ring-opening family dioxygenase — MKLPAFFIAHGSPLLALEDNEYTRFLERLGADLGTPRGIVVFSAHWDSPEQLITVDGQHETLHDFYGFPDEMYSLTYPAPGDPALSRRISELFAANNLPHQPVLGRGLDHGIWVILKKMFPAADIPVVALSVDSLRAPEEQYNIGKMLAPLRDEGVLMIGSGGLVHNLRLLKQDDQPEQWALDFDAWIADGLTAWDLPSLFAYEKKAPHVRDAVPTYGREHFVPLFYVMGTADEGRRAQLMIQAYQYGTLSLNCWMVD; from the coding sequence ATGAAATTACCGGCATTTTTTATTGCACATGGTTCTCCGCTGCTTGCCCTTGAGGATAACGAATATACCCGTTTTCTGGAACGTCTGGGGGCTGATCTGGGGACCCCACGCGGCATTGTAGTCTTCTCTGCGCATTGGGACAGCCCTGAGCAGCTGATTACAGTGGACGGACAGCACGAAACCTTGCATGATTTCTATGGATTTCCGGACGAGATGTACTCGCTGACCTATCCGGCCCCGGGTGATCCCGCACTAAGCCGCCGAATCTCCGAACTCTTTGCCGCAAACAACCTCCCTCACCAGCCTGTGCTGGGAAGGGGCCTGGATCATGGAATCTGGGTGATTCTGAAGAAGATGTTCCCGGCTGCCGATATTCCGGTAGTGGCGTTATCTGTTGATTCCCTGCGTGCCCCGGAGGAGCAGTACAATATCGGCAAAATGCTGGCTCCGCTGCGGGATGAGGGGGTTCTGATGATCGGGAGCGGCGGGCTTGTTCATAATCTGCGGCTGTTGAAGCAGGATGATCAGCCCGAGCAATGGGCGCTTGACTTCGATGCCTGGATCGCCGATGGCCTGACCGCATGGGATTTGCCTTCCCTGTTCGCTTACGAGAAAAAAGCGCCGCATGTGCGCGATGCGGTTCCCACCTATGGACGGGAGCATTTTGTGCCGCTCTTCTATGTGATGGGGACAGCCGATGAGGGCAGGCGCGCGCAGCTGATGATCCAGGCCTACCAGTACGGTACGCTCAGCTTGAACTGCTGGATGGTTGACTAA
- the ilvA gene encoding threonine ammonia-lyase IlvA: MREGEDRIVGMEDIVRAHHVLREVIVRTPLQLDAVLSARYGCSVYLKREDLQIVRSFKIRGAYNMIRSLSAEDRAKGIVCASAGNHAQGVAYSCKALGIKGKIYMPSTTPNQKIKQVRKFGGEFVEVILKGDTFDDAYDEALQACIDHSMTLIHPFDEPRIIAGNGTIAMEVMESLDKPADFMFVTIGGGGLAAGVATYVKTVSPSTKVIGVEPSGAASMSEALQRGEVVTLEEINKFVDGAAVKRVGGLTYDICSRRLDDVVKVPEGKACTTILELYNENAIVVEPAGSLPIAALDLYRDQIRGKTVVCIVSGGNNDIDRMQEIKERSLIYEGLKHYFMVNFPQRAGALREFLADVLGPGDDITRFEYTKKNDKENGPALVGIELQHKEDYTPLIERMQQKGVDYLEINKDPNLFNMLI; this comes from the coding sequence ATGAGAGAAGGCGAAGACCGGATCGTCGGAATGGAAGATATCGTGCGTGCTCATCATGTGCTGCGGGAAGTTATTGTACGCACCCCTCTGCAACTGGATGCAGTGCTGTCGGCCAGATACGGCTGTAGTGTGTATTTGAAACGTGAGGATTTGCAGATTGTCCGCTCCTTCAAGATCCGGGGTGCCTACAATATGATCCGCAGCCTGTCTGCAGAGGACAGAGCCAAGGGCATTGTCTGTGCAAGCGCGGGAAACCATGCGCAGGGGGTAGCATATTCCTGCAAGGCGCTGGGCATCAAAGGCAAGATTTATATGCCAAGCACGACCCCTAATCAGAAGATTAAGCAGGTCCGCAAGTTCGGCGGTGAATTCGTAGAGGTGATTCTGAAGGGGGATACCTTCGATGATGCGTACGATGAGGCGCTGCAGGCGTGCATTGATCATAGCATGACACTGATCCATCCTTTTGATGAGCCGCGCATTATCGCCGGCAACGGTACGATTGCCATGGAGGTCATGGAGAGTCTGGACAAGCCCGCAGATTTTATGTTCGTCACCATTGGCGGCGGCGGACTGGCGGCAGGTGTGGCTACCTATGTGAAGACGGTTAGCCCGTCTACCAAGGTAATTGGCGTCGAGCCTTCCGGGGCGGCATCCATGAGCGAAGCGTTGCAGCGCGGGGAAGTAGTCACGCTGGAAGAGATCAATAAATTTGTCGATGGGGCTGCCGTGAAACGGGTGGGCGGCTTGACCTATGATATCTGCTCCCGCCGCCTGGACGATGTGGTAAAAGTACCGGAGGGCAAAGCTTGTACAACCATTCTGGAGCTGTACAATGAGAATGCGATTGTTGTGGAGCCTGCGGGTTCACTTCCCATCGCAGCGCTTGATCTGTACCGCGACCAAATCCGCGGCAAGACGGTGGTCTGCATCGTCAGCGGCGGCAATAATGACATTGACCGGATGCAGGAGATCAAAGAACGGTCGCTGATTTACGAGGGGCTTAAGCATTACTTCATGGTTAATTTTCCGCAGCGTGCCGGGGCACTGCGCGAGTTCCTGGCGGATGTGCTGGGACCCGGGGATGATATTACCCGCTTCGAATACACGAAGAAAAATGACAAGGAAAACGGTCCGGCACTGGTCGGCATCGAGCTGCAGCATAAGGAGGATTACACCCCGCTTATCGAACGCATGCAGCAGAAGGGCGTAGATTATCTGGAAATTAACAAGGATCCCAACCTGTTTAATATGCTGATCTGA